From a region of the Acinetobacter larvae genome:
- a CDS encoding DHA2 family efflux MFS transporter permease subunit — protein sequence MTTQTRPIEPLSGMALMIAAIAIGLASFMAVTDITIANVSVPSISGDLGVSPEIGEWTITFFAIANSICIPLTGWLSRRFGQLRLFIMSVTAFTIASLLCGMAQSFESLLAFRILQGVVSGPIVPLSQALLVAIFPPSKRTFALSMWAMTNMAGPVAGPVLGGWLTDAYSWPWIFFVNLPIGLIVVVVTGMMLKGRDTATAKLPIDTRGLILLALAIGTLQLTLDRGRILDWFSSPFIITTSIICVLSFIFFVIWELGDKHPIVDLTLFKYRNFSIGTIAVAVGFGLYFAALVLIPLWLQIDMRYTATWAGLATAPMGIFGILLAPLLGRWIQRNDARIFASLAFIAWSLVAWWRTSMTTEVDVSLIALSCLAQGIGIGLFLTPLVSLSLNGIPPEKIASASGLQTSIRMMAGSLIASLAQTYWDQRSRYYQNVLVDSLEDSRPAVATTMQQMTAQGLTEQQSWQVIWRETIIQADMLALNDFFLWSSIAFALSIVVIWFARNPQALSTKK from the coding sequence CGTCCGATTGAACCCTTATCGGGCATGGCACTCATGATCGCCGCCATCGCAATCGGTTTGGCGTCCTTTATGGCGGTCACAGATATTACCATTGCCAACGTCTCTGTACCGAGTATTTCTGGTGATCTCGGGGTCAGCCCAGAAATCGGTGAATGGACCATTACTTTTTTTGCAATCGCCAACTCAATTTGTATTCCATTAACGGGTTGGTTATCGAGGCGTTTTGGTCAGCTTAGATTATTTATTATGTCGGTTACTGCCTTTACCATTGCCTCTTTACTCTGTGGCATGGCACAAAGTTTCGAAAGCTTATTGGCATTTCGTATTTTACAAGGTGTGGTTTCTGGTCCAATTGTGCCCCTGAGTCAAGCCCTCTTAGTGGCAATTTTCCCACCCTCGAAAAGAACATTTGCTCTATCGATGTGGGCAATGACCAATATGGCAGGTCCTGTTGCAGGACCGGTATTGGGTGGATGGTTGACCGATGCATATAGCTGGCCTTGGATTTTCTTCGTCAATCTTCCCATTGGTCTTATTGTGGTCGTGGTAACCGGTATGATGTTGAAAGGACGTGATACAGCAACGGCTAAGCTTCCCATCGATACCCGTGGTTTGATTTTATTAGCTTTAGCCATCGGAACATTACAACTCACGCTAGATCGTGGTCGTATTTTGGATTGGTTTTCATCGCCATTTATTATTACCACCAGCATTATCTGTGTTTTAAGTTTTATTTTCTTTGTTATCTGGGAATTGGGCGACAAGCATCCAATAGTTGATCTCACCCTGTTTAAATACCGCAACTTTAGCATTGGTACCATTGCAGTTGCGGTTGGCTTTGGCTTGTACTTTGCCGCATTGGTGTTAATTCCACTCTGGTTGCAAATTGATATGCGCTATACCGCCACTTGGGCGGGACTCGCTACCGCACCCATGGGAATATTTGGCATATTACTTGCGCCTTTGCTGGGTCGTTGGATACAACGCAACGATGCGCGTATTTTTGCCAGCCTCGCTTTTATTGCCTGGTCCTTGGTCGCATGGTGGCGTACCTCAATGACCACCGAAGTTGATGTTAGCTTGATCGCCTTAAGCTGTTTAGCGCAAGGTATTGGTATTGGGTTGTTTTTAACGCCATTGGTGTCATTATCTCTCAATGGCATACCACCAGAAAAAATCGCATCTGCTTCAGGTTTACAGACATCTATACGCATGATGGCAGGAAGTTTAATTGCATCTTTGGCACAAACCTATTGGGATCAACGTTCCCGTTATTACCAAAATGTTTTGGTCGATTCCCTCGAGGACAGTCGCCCGGCAGTGGCTACGACCATGCAACAAATGACTGCACAAGGGCTCACAGAACAGCAAAGTTGGCAGGTCATTTGGCGAGAAACCATCATACAGGCAGACATGCTCGCCTTGAATGACTTCTTCTTATGGTCCAGTATCGCCTTTGCACTTTCTATTGTGGTGATTTGGTTTGCACGTAACCCTCAAGCTTTATCGACCAAAAAATAG
- a CDS encoding siderophore-interacting protein, which yields MFVDQTKQHIQCIVLSAITITPHMRRVVLGGPELSAWLSNPQVQVPAAWVKIFPPGIKGRAYTIRSIDYQKSTICIDFVMHSKEHEKNTVSAWASFCQPGDCVEIAGPRSGGFNLQSDTEWLWIAADLTALPAAINIIESLAADFPVTAFFVIDSLLDKQEIDTVAKLQARWRTLAIRPDTGAMRNHIMKDIKALPQGNGQVWIAGEARWSKGWRDFWLDHQQLPASRMSSKGYWKLGEQDYRD from the coding sequence ATGTTTGTTGATCAAACTAAACAACATATCCAGTGTATCGTGTTATCCGCCATCACGATTACACCTCATATGCGCCGTGTAGTGCTTGGCGGACCAGAACTCAGTGCATGGCTGTCGAACCCACAAGTCCAAGTTCCCGCCGCTTGGGTTAAGATTTTCCCGCCGGGTATCAAAGGAAGAGCATATACCATCCGTTCAATTGACTACCAGAAGTCGACTATTTGTATTGATTTTGTAATGCACAGCAAAGAGCATGAGAAGAATACGGTATCGGCATGGGCAAGCTTTTGTCAGCCCGGCGACTGTGTAGAAATCGCTGGACCACGCAGTGGCGGTTTTAACTTGCAAAGCGACACGGAGTGGTTATGGATTGCTGCGGATCTTACCGCCTTACCTGCAGCCATTAACATTATTGAGTCTTTAGCAGCTGATTTTCCAGTCACGGCATTCTTTGTAATTGACTCACTCTTAGATAAACAAGAAATCGACACTGTCGCAAAGCTACAAGCACGCTGGCGGACGTTGGCAATTCGTCCAGATACTGGTGCCATGCGCAACCATATTATGAAAGATATCAAAGCTCTGCCCCAGGGTAATGGTCAAGTCTGGATTGCTGGAGAAGCACGTTGGAGCAAAGGCTGGCGTGACTTCTGGTTGGACCATCAGCAATTGCCAGCATCACGAATGAGCAGCAAAGGCTACTGGAAATTGGGTGAACAAGATTATCGAGATTAA
- a CDS encoding acyl-CoA dehydrogenase family protein yields the protein MTSLNIPTLSNLQHRPQAESTQIDAVWGQGPSARYDQLAAQFRPIFAKIKAATKEREQQHILPTEQIQWLKDSGFTRLRLPKAYQGFDATIPELFALLVELAEADSNLPQALRVHFGFTEDVLLSRAPTFRETWLQRIAQGQTVGSAWSEGGQQSIDHFSTHLSQDAEGKVYLNGEKYYTTGSLYADWLDVGITDLDGNSASILVPRTASGVEVIDDWNGFGQVLTASGTAKFHQVEVDAKDVLLDEVRFKYSAAYYQLVQLAIIAGLTRAAHYDVAQLVEQRTRNYSHANSQLVKQDPQIQQVVGRIRGIAYSNNVLVEKNAQALQRAFEAGLQQDEQYEADQNAIAELETAQTQSIISDLGLEAASILFDALGASATNKDLALDRYWRNIRTLASHNPRIFKDRIVGDFSINGTLPPYQWRIGQVKNNTETLK from the coding sequence ATGACTTCACTCAATATACCGACACTCAGCAATTTACAGCATCGTCCGCAAGCAGAAAGCACGCAAATTGATGCCGTTTGGGGGCAAGGACCATCGGCACGCTATGATCAATTGGCTGCGCAGTTTCGTCCTATTTTTGCCAAAATCAAAGCAGCAACCAAAGAACGTGAACAACAACATATTTTACCGACAGAACAGATACAGTGGTTAAAAGACAGCGGCTTCACGCGACTGCGCTTACCCAAAGCTTATCAAGGTTTTGATGCAACGATCCCAGAATTATTTGCGCTTTTAGTTGAACTTGCTGAAGCTGACTCTAACCTTCCACAAGCCTTACGGGTACATTTTGGGTTCACAGAAGATGTTTTATTAAGTCGCGCCCCCACTTTTCGTGAGACTTGGTTACAACGCATCGCCCAAGGTCAAACTGTAGGGAGTGCTTGGTCCGAAGGTGGACAGCAATCTATTGACCATTTCAGTACCCATTTAAGCCAAGATGCAGAAGGAAAAGTTTATTTAAACGGCGAAAAATATTACACCACGGGGAGCTTATATGCAGACTGGTTAGATGTAGGAATTACTGATTTAGATGGAAATTCTGCCTCTATTTTAGTGCCACGGACCGCCTCAGGTGTTGAGGTGATCGACGATTGGAATGGCTTTGGTCAGGTCTTGACAGCGAGTGGAACTGCAAAATTTCATCAAGTCGAAGTCGATGCCAAAGATGTCTTACTCGATGAAGTGCGTTTTAAATACTCAGCAGCATATTATCAGTTAGTACAGTTGGCGATTATTGCGGGATTAACTCGGGCAGCACATTATGATGTAGCTCAGCTGGTTGAACAGCGTACCCGCAACTATAGTCATGCCAATAGTCAGCTGGTCAAACAAGATCCACAAATTCAACAAGTCGTTGGCAGGATTCGTGGCATAGCCTATAGCAATAATGTTTTGGTCGAAAAAAATGCACAAGCTTTGCAGCGTGCTTTTGAAGCAGGCTTACAACAAGATGAACAATATGAAGCCGACCAAAATGCTATTGCTGAGTTAGAAACAGCACAAACCCAAAGTATTATCAGTGATTTAGGTTTAGAGGCTGCATCAATTTTATTTGATGCCTTAGGTGCTTCAGCAACCAACAAAGACCTCGCCTTAGATCGATATTGGCGCAATATCAGAACTTTAGCTTCACATAACCCGCGGATATTTAAAGATCGAATTGTCGGTGATTTTAGTATTAATGGCACACTTCCGCCCTATCAATGGCGCATTGGTCAAGTTAAAAATAATACGGAAACGCTAAAATAA
- the phrB gene encoding deoxyribodipyrimidine photo-lyase: MQLMWFRQDLRIEDNAALWHATQAGPCVALIILSPQQWQLHDDATVKINFYLRQVQYLAQQLQQLNIPLHVAHCANWQTVAECIVKLCQHYDIHAVHSNMEFGYNEQKRDLAVRQQLSKQHIAWQYYQDRTLFPVGSIRNQSGQAYQVFSAFKKYCYAQFSLSLPQCYPAIRPQQHTKFPNVLQALEDVLQDYVVDETLLTRWPVGEHFAQHCLDQFIDTALDRYDQTRDFPAQTGTSQLAAYLNIGILSIRQCLKRIFNPYGQFYLNSTGQQTWLDELLWREFYQHILFDYPQVSKHQPFKAATRALQWRDAPDDLHAWQNGQTGVPIVDAGMRQLKATAWMHNRVRMICAMFLCKNLWIDWRHGERYFMQHLMDGDLAANNGGWQWCASTGTDAVPYFRVFNPISQSQRFDATGAYLRQWLPELAHLDDKSIHDPYAYQADLPLDYPRPIVDLKQSRQAAIAAFQQLSSTHHSHS, encoded by the coding sequence ATGCAATTGATGTGGTTTCGACAAGATTTGCGAATTGAAGATAATGCTGCGTTATGGCATGCCACCCAAGCGGGTCCATGTGTCGCATTGATTATCCTCAGCCCGCAACAATGGCAATTGCATGATGATGCGACCGTTAAAATAAATTTTTATTTACGACAAGTTCAATATCTGGCTCAACAGTTGCAGCAGCTCAATATACCACTACATGTTGCACATTGCGCAAACTGGCAAACAGTAGCCGAGTGTATCGTAAAGCTGTGTCAACACTACGATATCCATGCTGTGCATAGTAATATGGAGTTTGGCTACAATGAACAAAAACGTGATCTAGCGGTACGCCAACAGTTGAGCAAGCAGCACATTGCTTGGCAATACTATCAAGATCGGACATTATTCCCAGTAGGCAGTATTCGCAATCAATCTGGACAAGCCTATCAAGTCTTCTCCGCTTTTAAAAAATATTGTTATGCACAATTCAGCCTGTCTTTGCCACAATGCTATCCAGCCATTCGCCCGCAACAACACACGAAATTTCCCAATGTTCTACAAGCACTTGAAGATGTATTGCAAGACTATGTAGTCGATGAAACACTGCTTACACGTTGGCCTGTCGGTGAACACTTTGCACAACATTGCTTAGATCAGTTTATCGATACGGCTTTAGATCGATACGACCAAACACGTGATTTTCCAGCACAAACAGGAACGAGCCAACTCGCGGCTTATCTCAATATCGGTATCTTATCAATCCGGCAATGTCTCAAGCGTATTTTTAATCCATATGGTCAGTTTTATTTAAACAGCACAGGACAACAAACTTGGCTAGATGAGCTACTCTGGCGTGAGTTCTATCAACATATATTATTTGACTACCCACAGGTCTCCAAACACCAACCCTTTAAAGCGGCAACCCGCGCCTTACAATGGCGTGATGCGCCTGACGATTTACACGCTTGGCAAAATGGACAAACCGGTGTTCCAATCGTTGATGCAGGTATGCGACAACTTAAAGCAACAGCATGGATGCATAATCGTGTTCGCATGATTTGTGCAATGTTTTTATGCAAAAATCTCTGGATCGATTGGCGCCATGGCGAACGTTATTTTATGCAACATTTAATGGATGGTGATCTGGCTGCCAATAATGGCGGGTGGCAATGGTGTGCATCGACTGGAACAGATGCCGTACCCTACTTCCGCGTTTTCAACCCGATTAGCCAGTCGCAACGCTTTGATGCAACAGGTGCATACCTGCGACAATGGCTGCCTGAACTGGCACATTTGGATGATAAAAGCATCCATGATCCTTATGCCTATCAAGCAGATCTACCATTGGACTATCCTCGACCCATCGTCGATTTAAAACAAAGTCGCCAAGCCGCGATAGCAGCCTTTCAACAGCTCTCATCCACACACCACTCTCATTCATAA
- a CDS encoding LLM class flavin-dependent oxidoreductase — MTQLIRFNAFEMNCIAHQSPGLWRHPQDRSTEYKDLEYWTDLAKILERGIFDGIFIADVLGIYDVYHASAEHALSGAVQVPVNDPLQIVPAMAAVTKHLGFGVTTSISFEHPYPFARRMSTLDHLTKGRAGWNIVTSYLQSGAKNLGQKDQLTHDHRYDIADEYLEVLYKLWEGSWQQDAVLRDKKRGIFADPNKVHAIQHEGKYFSVPGIHLCEPSPQRTPVLYQAGASSRGQQFASQNAECIFISAPTKAAVKQFNDSIRQRLVREGHEPHSVLIYTMLSIVVDETDEKAQAKFADYQKYASYDGGLTLTSGWSGVDFAQFKSTDQVEYIETNAIQSMLASYVNADPERIWTIEEIAKWTSIGGNGPVLVGSASTIADRLQEWVAETGIDGFNLAYILAHQSFSDVVDYVVPELQRRGVYPTQYREGTLREKLFGQGPLLSDQHRAAQYRQRAQQQPVQPEQATA; from the coding sequence ATGACTCAACTCATTCGTTTTAATGCTTTTGAAATGAATTGCATTGCGCACCAATCCCCTGGTTTGTGGCGTCATCCTCAAGATCGTTCTACTGAATATAAAGACTTAGAATACTGGACAGATCTTGCCAAAATTTTAGAACGTGGCATATTCGACGGCATTTTTATTGCCGATGTATTGGGGATTTATGATGTTTATCATGCTTCTGCGGAACATGCGCTCAGCGGCGCAGTGCAAGTCCCCGTCAATGACCCTTTACAAATTGTTCCTGCTATGGCTGCGGTAACCAAACATTTAGGCTTTGGTGTAACCACGTCTATTTCCTTTGAACACCCCTATCCTTTTGCGCGCCGTATGAGCACATTAGACCATTTGACCAAAGGTCGTGCAGGTTGGAATATCGTGACCTCTTATTTGCAGAGTGGCGCCAAAAATTTAGGTCAAAAAGATCAGCTCACCCATGATCATCGTTATGATATTGCTGATGAATATTTAGAGGTGTTATATAAGCTCTGGGAAGGTTCATGGCAACAAGATGCAGTACTCAGAGATAAAAAACGCGGGATTTTTGCCGACCCCAACAAAGTCCATGCAATTCAACATGAAGGTAAATACTTTAGCGTGCCAGGTATTCATCTCTGTGAACCCTCACCACAGCGTACCCCCGTTTTATATCAAGCTGGGGCATCTAGTCGAGGTCAACAATTTGCCAGTCAAAATGCCGAATGTATATTTATTTCTGCGCCCACCAAAGCAGCCGTTAAACAGTTCAACGACAGTATCCGACAACGCTTAGTTCGCGAAGGTCATGAGCCGCATTCGGTACTCATTTACACCATGCTGTCTATTGTAGTCGATGAAACAGATGAAAAAGCGCAAGCTAAATTTGCTGACTATCAAAAATATGCCAGTTATGATGGTGGACTGACCCTGACCTCTGGTTGGTCTGGGGTAGATTTTGCACAGTTTAAATCGACCGATCAGGTAGAATATATTGAAACCAATGCTATTCAATCGATGTTGGCATCTTATGTGAATGCCGATCCAGAACGGATTTGGACCATTGAAGAAATTGCCAAGTGGACCAGTATTGGCGGAAATGGTCCTGTACTGGTAGGTTCAGCAAGTACCATCGCTGATCGCTTACAAGAATGGGTTGCCGAAACCGGAATCGACGGCTTTAACTTAGCTTATATCTTGGCACATCAAAGTTTTAGTGATGTTGTAGACTATGTGGTACCAGAATTACAGCGTCGCGGGGTTTATCCAACACAATATCGTGAGGGGACGCTCAGAGAAAAACTATTTGGGCAAGGTCCTTTATTGTCAGATCAGCACCGTGCAGCACAATACCGTCAGCGAGCACAACAACAACCTGTTCAACCAGAGCAAGCGACAGCTTAA
- a CDS encoding cytochrome ubiquinol oxidase subunit I, translating to MDLGLTALELARIQFAFTVSFHIIFPATSIGLACFLAMLEWKWLRSQNPIYKDLFQFWIKIFAVAFGMGVVSGVVMSYQFGTNWSEFSRVAGSVTGPLLTYEVLSAFFLEAGFLGIMLFGWGRVSAKAHFFATLMVAIGTCISMFWILSSNSWMQTPQGFSLENGIIVPTDWWAIVFNPSFPYRFVHMAVAAFLVSSLLVVATAAWHLLKGRRDELVKKSFSMGLWMVLATSCAQVLVGDFHGLNTLKHQPAKLAAIEGHWETNHDEGMPLLLFALPDMENERNHLEVALPNVGSLILTHSIDGTVTGLKDFPAEDRPNMAIVFWSFRVMVGLGMLMVAMSLFALYLRRNGKIYHNSWLHRWAVCMGPTGYIALLAGWVTTEVGRQPWVVYGVMRTHDGLSHSVSADQVGLSLIIFVVVYALVFGSGIYYMLKLMKTGPQFIEAVDLQPAGHGHFKTPQRPLSAVDEPFDQNDSTKEKHHD from the coding sequence ATGGATCTTGGTCTAACCGCATTAGAATTGGCACGCATACAGTTTGCCTTTACTGTTTCTTTTCACATTATCTTCCCAGCCACCTCTATTGGTTTAGCATGCTTTCTGGCTATGTTGGAGTGGAAATGGCTGAGGAGCCAAAACCCCATCTATAAAGATCTCTTTCAATTTTGGATCAAGATCTTTGCTGTTGCCTTTGGTATGGGCGTAGTCTCTGGTGTGGTGATGAGTTATCAGTTTGGGACGAATTGGAGTGAGTTTTCACGTGTTGCAGGCAGTGTTACAGGTCCACTACTGACCTATGAAGTGCTCAGTGCATTTTTCTTAGAAGCAGGCTTTTTGGGTATTATGCTATTTGGCTGGGGGCGTGTCAGTGCCAAAGCGCACTTCTTTGCCACCCTGATGGTTGCTATTGGTACCTGTATTTCAATGTTTTGGATTTTGTCGTCCAACAGTTGGATGCAAACACCACAAGGTTTTAGTCTTGAAAATGGCATTATTGTGCCCACAGATTGGTGGGCAATCGTCTTTAACCCCTCCTTCCCTTACCGCTTTGTTCACATGGCAGTAGCAGCATTCTTAGTCTCTTCGCTACTGGTTGTCGCCACAGCAGCTTGGCATCTCCTCAAAGGTCGTCGTGACGAATTAGTCAAAAAATCATTTTCGATGGGACTCTGGATGGTGCTTGCGACCTCTTGCGCACAAGTTTTGGTCGGTGACTTTCATGGTTTAAATACCTTAAAACATCAACCTGCCAAATTGGCAGCGATTGAAGGGCATTGGGAAACCAACCATGATGAAGGCATGCCCTTATTATTATTTGCATTGCCAGATATGGAAAATGAACGCAATCATCTAGAAGTGGCGCTCCCCAATGTTGGCAGCTTGATTTTAACCCATAGTATCGACGGCACAGTGACTGGTCTCAAAGACTTCCCTGCTGAAGATCGCCCCAATATGGCTATTGTATTTTGGAGCTTCCGTGTCATGGTCGGTCTAGGCATGCTCATGGTTGCAATGTCATTATTTGCCTTATATTTACGTAGAAATGGCAAAATTTACCATAACAGCTGGTTACATCGCTGGGCAGTATGCATGGGACCAACGGGTTATATCGCACTATTGGCAGGTTGGGTCACCACAGAAGTAGGTCGTCAGCCTTGGGTGGTCTATGGCGTGATGCGGACCCATGATGGTTTATCCCATAGTGTCTCTGCGGACCAAGTCGGCTTAAGTCTGATTATTTTTGTAGTGGTCTATGCCTTGGTATTTGGCAGTGGAATTTATTATATGCTGAAACTGATGAAGACAGGTCCACAGTTTATTGAAGCCGTAGATTTACAACCTGCTGGTCATGGTCATTTTAAAACCCCTCAGCGTCCATTAAGTGCGGTCGATGAACCCTTTGATCAAAATGATTCAACCAAGGAGAAACACCATGATTGA
- the cydB gene encoding cytochrome d ubiquinol oxidase subunit II: MIDLSLIWVGIIGLGVLIYVVLDGFDLGIGIMFPFIKDQQERDVMMNTVAPVWDGNETWMVLGGAGLYAAFPLVYATVLSALYLPIILMVVALIFRGVAFEFRFKANRSKYLWDLAFIWGSILSSFMQGVILGAYIQGIETQNGIYAGGALDWLTPFSLFTGLGVVVMYATLGCGWLILKTDHELQQKMFQLMPKMIIALLVIFAGVSLYTALTHAEIAARWFTTPNLFYFSPVPLLVLLFVGLILKACKNHQELKPFVYTLALVFLAFSGFVISLWPNIIPPSVTIWQAASPHSSQLFALVGAVILIPIIIAYTILSYWVFRDKVRVGDDGYH, translated from the coding sequence ATGATTGATTTGTCTCTGATTTGGGTCGGTATTATCGGGCTCGGCGTGCTCATTTATGTCGTACTCGATGGTTTTGACCTTGGCATCGGTATTATGTTTCCCTTTATTAAAGACCAGCAAGAACGTGACGTCATGATGAATACCGTTGCGCCGGTTTGGGATGGAAATGAAACTTGGATGGTATTGGGTGGTGCGGGTTTATATGCAGCCTTCCCCTTAGTTTATGCCACTGTACTTTCTGCATTATATTTGCCAATTATTCTTATGGTGGTGGCACTGATTTTCCGTGGCGTTGCTTTTGAATTTCGTTTTAAAGCCAACCGTAGTAAATATCTTTGGGATTTAGCTTTTATTTGGGGTTCAATTTTATCGAGCTTTATGCAAGGCGTCATTTTGGGTGCTTATATCCAAGGTATTGAAACTCAAAATGGTATTTATGCTGGTGGGGCTTTGGATTGGTTAACGCCGTTCTCACTCTTTACGGGTCTCGGTGTGGTGGTAATGTATGCAACCTTAGGCTGTGGTTGGTTGATTTTAAAAACAGATCATGAATTACAGCAAAAAATGTTCCAGCTCATGCCGAAAATGATAATCGCGCTATTGGTTATTTTTGCGGGTGTGAGTCTATATACTGCACTCACCCATGCTGAGATTGCGGCACGTTGGTTTACTACCCCCAATTTATTTTATTTTAGCCCTGTGCCTTTATTGGTGTTGCTCTTTGTTGGACTCATTTTAAAAGCGTGCAAAAACCATCAAGAATTAAAACCATTTGTTTATACATTGGCTTTGGTATTCTTGGCATTTAGTGGTTTTGTAATTAGTTTATGGCCGAATATTATTCCACCTTCCGTCACGATTTGGCAGGCGGCATCACCACATTCTAGTCAATTATTTGCCCTGGTTGGGGCGGTGATTTTAATTCCAATCATTATTGCTTATACCATTTTATCGTATTGGGTTTTTCGCGATAAAGTCCGTGTTGGTGATGATGGCTATCATTAA
- a CDS encoding DUF2474 domain-containing protein, translating to MAKFNIKLNKTQWFIVLWLAGFLGLALIAGLFKMLLLLAYP from the coding sequence ATGGCAAAATTCAATATCAAGCTCAACAAAACACAATGGTTTATCGTGCTCTGGTTAGCGGGTTTTTTAGGCTTAGCGCTGATTGCTGGTCTATTTAAAATGCTCTTATTATTGGCCTATCCATAA
- a CDS encoding aminotransferase-like domain-containing protein, which produces MYKSEQLAHNLRLLIDNGTWPAHSKLPSLRQQAQSSGYSLMTVMNAYQELEAQGLIYAKEKSGYFVAEHLSTQVPQTYSVVSLNPKIEINSQVFKYLKSTQHQQIVPLGSAFPDHQLLCPSKLIQIMGQLARNRKNYEQSSNLPPGNFALRQLIAQRYCMQGITTDADDIVITSGCLDALNLSLQAITQPGDYILLQQTIFYGAWQAAERLGLKVITIPEHPQHGFDLEAFEQVIQSYPIKVCWFMLNAHNPIGFTVSDEIKYKIAKLLHQHQIHLIEDDVYEELFYGSKKPLPMKYFDQQNLVLHCSSFSKTLGAGFRVGWVYAGKFSEHIQHLQLMSTISANSLIQNALVEFLSHHHYEKHLRGLRRSLEKHKKQFYLYLKQHLPVGCEIFNYASGYFLWIKLPDHVNSIEIYEDLLEQHIGVTPSPLFNILQSQQHFLRINCSFEWHSDIAHALDQLSQSIQNHLKLRQITHSA; this is translated from the coding sequence ATGTATAAATCAGAACAATTAGCGCATAACCTGCGACTTTTAATCGATAATGGTACTTGGCCCGCTCACAGCAAATTACCATCCCTACGCCAGCAAGCGCAGAGCTCTGGATATAGCTTAATGACCGTTATGAACGCCTATCAAGAACTTGAGGCACAGGGTCTTATCTATGCCAAGGAAAAATCGGGTTATTTTGTTGCAGAACACCTGAGTACGCAAGTTCCTCAAACTTATAGCGTGGTTTCACTGAATCCTAAAATTGAAATTAACTCACAAGTTTTTAAGTATTTGAAATCGACACAACATCAGCAAATTGTGCCTTTAGGTTCTGCCTTTCCTGATCATCAGTTGTTGTGCCCGAGTAAATTGATTCAAATTATGGGGCAATTGGCACGTAATCGAAAAAACTATGAACAAAGCTCAAACTTACCGCCTGGTAATTTTGCACTACGCCAACTGATTGCTCAGCGTTATTGTATGCAAGGCATAACTACCGATGCTGATGATATTGTCATTACCTCAGGTTGTTTAGATGCACTCAATTTATCTTTGCAAGCAATTACTCAGCCAGGTGATTATATTTTATTACAACAAACCATTTTCTATGGTGCGTGGCAAGCCGCAGAACGCCTCGGGCTGAAGGTGATTACCATTCCAGAACATCCGCAACATGGTTTTGACCTCGAAGCATTTGAACAGGTCATTCAGTCCTATCCCATTAAAGTCTGCTGGTTTATGCTCAATGCGCATAATCCGATTGGCTTTACCGTGAGCGATGAGATTAAATATAAAATCGCTAAATTATTACATCAACATCAAATTCATTTAATTGAAGACGATGTGTATGAAGAGCTATTTTATGGTAGTAAAAAACCACTTCCGATGAAGTATTTTGACCAGCAAAATCTGGTTTTACATTGCTCCTCATTTTCAAAAACTTTGGGTGCTGGTTTTCGAGTCGGTTGGGTCTATGCTGGTAAGTTTTCTGAACATATACAACATTTACAATTAATGAGCACCATCTCGGCAAACAGTCTCATTCAAAATGCATTGGTTGAGTTTTTATCGCATCATCATTATGAAAAGCATCTGCGTGGTCTAAGACGTAGTTTAGAAAAGCACAAGAAGCAATTTTATCTCTATCTCAAGCAGCATTTACCTGTAGGCTGTGAGATTTTTAATTATGCCAGTGGCTATTTTTTGTGGATTAAATTGCCAGACCATGTCAATAGCATAGAAATCTATGAAGATTTACTAGAACAGCATATTGGCGTGACACCAAGCCCATTATTTAATATCTTGCAATCACAACAGCATTTCCTACGGATTAACTGTTCCTTTGAATGGCATAGCGATATTGCACACGCTTTGGACCAACTTAGTCAGAGTATCCAAAATCATTTAAAGCTTCGTCAAATCACCCACTCAGCCTAA